A genomic segment from Dermacentor silvarum isolate Dsil-2018 chromosome 11, BIME_Dsil_1.4, whole genome shotgun sequence encodes:
- the LOC119432845 gene encoding disintegrin and metalloproteinase domain-containing protein 10 codes for MHLHLCSGRALNAFVRHYEPLSYDPVDVHGRATRWKRSASRGVQEQSVEVAFRALERDFRLRLVRDRSSFSDDFSLVTNNGPVDVNLDHLYSGHVVGSLDESHVVGAIMDGVFVGRIAVLGEEYHVERASRFFPSANGSSSPAFHSVLYSARDVLTPGGGGPLCGLHGTAEQAMHTLRSRYRRGTQHARMHRSKRSLSPPDLGAVDGRNAWFDVYTASNDQRLQNGRIPLGDTGAVVYSPFLAKGAHGEHLMPGGRQPTVDVAGGRQNEPRLKRVCNLEINVDHTLYGALVSDMSGDEVKARNELTNMISTHTAAASEMFGKTDFGGIVDISFAVQKVKLDDCEGVLRETNLLCRENLDGAHLLFVFSRTNHDGFCASVLWTHRVLPDGMLGIAFVAEPEGDASAWVRLRSAITNVTGRFMRRVFLSLQRLFTTQNYQAP; via the exons ATGCATCTCCACTTGTGCTCTG GCCGTGCGCTGAACGCCTTCGTGCGCCACTACGAGCCGCTCTCGTACGACCCTGTGGACGTGCACGGCCGAGCAACCCGCTGGAAGCGCTCGGCGTCCCGTGGTGTCCAGGAACAGAGCGTCGAGGTTGCCTTCAGAGCTCTCGAGAG GGATTTCAGATTGCGGCTAGTGCGCGACCGGTCTTCGTTCTCGGACGACTTTTCACTGGTAACGAACAATGGCCCCGTTGACGTCAACCTTGACCACCTCTACTCCGGCCACGTCGTCG GATCCCTGGACGAAAGCCACGTGGTGGGCGCCATCATGGACGGCGTGTTCGTGGGCCGCATTGCAGTGCTGGGCGAAGAGTACCACGTGGAGCGCGCCAGTCGGTTCTTCCCCTCCGCCAACGGGTCCTCCTCGCCTGCTTTCCACTCGGTGCTCTACTCCGCTCGAGACGTTCTCACTCCTGGCGGAGGAGGCCCGCTCTGCGGTCTGCACGGCACCGCTGAACAAGCTATGCACACGCTACGGAGCCGATACCGACGCGGTACTCAACACGCCAgg ATGCACCGATCGAAGCGCTCCCTGTCTCCACCCGACCTCGGCGCCGTCGACGGCCGCAACGCTTGGTTTGACGTGTACACGGCCTCGAACGACCAGCGTTTGCAGAATGGCAGGATTCCTTTAGGCGACACTGGGGCTGTCGTGTACAGCCCTTTCCTGGCGAAAGGGGCTCACGGTGAACATTTGATGCCGGGAGGCCGTCAACCCACCGTGGATGTTGCTGG GGGCCGCCAGAACGAGCCTCGGCTGAAGCGCGTGTGCAACCTGGAAATCAATGTCGACCACACGCTGTACGGCGCCCTGGTGTCCGACATGAGCGGCGACGAGGTCAAGGCACGGAACGAGCTCACCAACATGATCTCTACGCACACGGCGGCTGCCTCGGAGATGTTCGGCAAAACCGACTTCGGAGGCATCGTCGACATCTCCTTCGCTGTGCAGAAGGTCAAG CTGGACGACTGCGAGGGCGTCCTGCGCGAGACGAACCTGTTGTGCCGCGAGAACCTGGACGGCGCCCATCTGCTGTTCGTGTTCTCGCGCACCAACCACGACGGCTTCTGCGCCTCGGTGCTGTGGACGCACCGCGTGCTGCCAGACGGAATGCTGGGAATCGCGTTCGTCGCCGAGCCCGAAGGTGATGCATCTGCATGGGTCCGCCTGCGCTCGGCCATTACA